From Odontesthes bonariensis isolate fOdoBon6 chromosome 21, fOdoBon6.hap1, whole genome shotgun sequence, a single genomic window includes:
- the cnp gene encoding 2',3'-cyclic-nucleotide 3'-phosphodiesterase, which translates to MDTDKSEVLDVSETPQQEETVMEKEGNVETPEESTEPENPPAAVEETEQLAVNGNATEVVSMKETEELPVAEVVVQENTEIMAENSLEKSDVESVPCSVAQLEPDESSEKVSDPVAAVDAEPQNAEQQPAPENNPEPLQTNLAEVTPEPEPEKLAELVPETERQEQTSPVPAVVQQPADTQPPTQEKKVSEKVEAEKELQTAMEPEAVETVQVTEVSTEKPAEEAAEEKGASAEIGSGDPAQDENKVKSESAAPKGAESAAVEAESESVQKEDPEPQKEEDVVPATGSLSFALLERELTKDALRLSRSLVVLRGLPGSGKSFLARAIADSYKDQCCVICADDHGIKPEKPESSADGYKALDEAVVTRCREGTASSVLIVVDDTNHTHDRLARLGEIAEEHHFLAIFLEPLTEWGRDVAQLKAKTKRGLEEAQLEAIKSPLVETSLPLFFGWFLLSSVEDKVWCTSMDFLKTLDTLDAFKKHMVDFTGKAEKEVDLEQYFKSKGILHCTTKFCNYGEAEGAKEYAQNPAVKNSYSSTFELLLTALFVTPRTVGARVSLTEEQLLLWPADAEKQPESVVPAAASLPLGSRAHVTLGCAEGVEPVQTGVDLLQILDLPQEGQQGEVVEEMELGSLTYYGEGRWLLALREPIRAPACFSSFYGPRELEPTKKEPEKKKKQKCNIL; encoded by the exons ATGGATACTGACAAAAGTGAAGTTTTAGATGTGTCAGAGACTCCACAGCAAGAGGAGACTGTAATGGAAAAAGAGGGAAATGTGGAGACGCCAGAAGAATCCACAGAGCCTGAGAATCctccagctgctgtggaagagACTGAGCAGCTGGCAGTGAATGGCAATGCAACAGAAGTGGTAAGCATGAAAGAAACAGAAGAGTTGCCTGTGGCAGAAGTTGTGGTGCAGGAAAATACAGAAATTATGGCTGAGAACAGCTTGGAAAAATCAGACGTGGAATCGGTACCCTGTTCTGTGGCACAGCTAGAACCAGATGAGTCATCTGAAAAGGTCTCTGACCCAGTTGCAGCTGTAGATGCAGAACCACAAAACGCTGAACAGCAGCCTGCGCCAGAGAATAACCCAGAGCCTTTGCAGACTAATCTGGCAGAGGTCACCCctgaaccagagccagagaaaTTGGCAGAATTAGTTCCAGAAACTGAACGACAAGAGCAAACATCACCTGTACCTGCTGTGGTCCAGCAGCCTGCCGATACACAGCCACCCACCCAGGAGAAAAAGGTGTCAGAAAAAGTGGAGGCTGAGAAAGAACTTCAGACTGCAATGGAGCCTGAAGCAGTAGAAACTGTACAAGTGACAGAAGTTTCCACAGAAAAGCCAGCagaagaagcagcagaagaGAAGGGGGCATCAGCTGAGATTGGAAGTGGAGACCCCGCACAGGATGAGAACAAAGTTAAGTCTGAGTCTGCTGCTCCAAAGGGAGCTGAGTCAGCAGCAGTGGAAGCTGAGAGTGAGTCGGTGCAGAAAGAGGACCCCGAGCCTCAAAAGGAGGAAGATGTTGTTCCTGCAACTGGATCCCTATCTTTTGCCCTTTTAGAAAGGGAGCTGACCAAAGATGCCCTGCGACTCTCTCGCAGCCTTGTTGTCCTCAGAGGCCTTCCAGGAAGCGGTAAAAGCTTCCTGGCACGTGCTATCGCTGATTCCTACAAAGACCAGTGCTGTGTCATCTGCGCCGATGACCATGGTATAAAGCCGGAAAAACCCGAGTCATCTGCGGATGGGTACAAGGCTCTGGATGAGGCTGTGGTTACCCGCTGCCGTGAAGGGACGGCTTCCTCTGTGCTTATAGTGGTGGATGACACCAACCACACCCACGATCGGCTGGCCCGCCTGGGGGAGATTGCTGAAGAACACCATTTCCTTGCCATCTTTCTGGAGCCGCTCACTGAATGGGGCAGAGATGTAGCTCAGCTAAAGGCGAAGACAAAGCGGGGACTCGAGGAGGCACAGTTGGAGGCAATAAAAAGCCCACTGGTGGAAACATccctccccctcttctttggCTGGTTTCTTCTGTCCTCAGTGGAGGACAAAGTATGGTGCACATCAATGGACTTCCTGAAAACGCTGGACACCTTGGATGCCTTCAAGAAACACATGGTTGACT TCACAGGAAAAGCTGAGAAGGAGGTGGACCTGGAGCAGTACTTCAAGTCCAAAGGAATCCTCCACTGCACGACCAAATTCTGCAACTATGGAGAAGCTGAGGGGGCCAAAGAGTATGCGCAGAATCCT GCTGTCAAAAATTCTTATAGTTCCACATTCGAGCTGTTGCTGACGGCTCTCTTTGTCACCCCTCGCACTGTTGGAGCCAGAGTGTCCCTTACTGAAGAGCAACTTCTGCTTTGGCCAGCTGATGCGGAAAAGCAGCCAGAGTCTGTGGTCCCTGCAGCCGCCTCCCTCCCCCTGGGAAGCCGCGCCCATGTTACTCTCGGCTGTGCAGAGGGTGTCGAACCAGTTCAGACGGGTGTGGATCTGCTCCAAATCCTGGATCTGCCGCAGGAAGGCCAGCAGGGGGAGGTAGTGGAGGAGATGGAGCTCGGCTCGCTGACCTATTATGGCGAAGGAAGGTGGCTGCTCGCCCTCAGAGAGCCCATCAGGGCCCCGGCCTGCTTCTCCAGCTTCTACGGGCCTCGGGAGCTCGAGCCGACCAAAAAAGAGCccgagaagaaaaagaagcagaaatgcAACATATTGtag
- the odad4 gene encoding outer dynein arm-docking complex subunit 4 has product MSDVDKDLKGQKSQGAFLALVAEGDWLLIQGEFKKAINSFTTALSLHPNDKKCFVRRSKCYMKIGQFESALEDAEASLKGDKSFFEGLYQKAEALYYMGEFEFALVFYHRAQKIRPQVQGVRLGIQKAQEAIENAVGCPSSVKLEVKGDLSFLKEEEEPIAVIQNLTKEKTRRTKKVPKSETITKQLLGEFYSDKKFLEALMKDEDLLKGQTKCGEQLQDIIQSCLKSLDTCTELWTQENPISTPRNRQHMHQKSSTPSEPVQFLLKSLDDIDAELTSGNAEGSLKKAEEVMRKVQRWSEKEVPNKKELLGSLHSCIGNALFDLGDMDKALEHHQKDLELAEQCKLPEAMSRALDNMGRTSVGIGQFAKAIEFWEKKVPMARGGLEKTWLLHEIGCCYLELNHHEEARDYGLRSVAAAEEIADEKWQINANVLVAQSQLKLGNLESSVSHFEKALTHARLQEDGSALNAIQKALDEVKQDLQY; this is encoded by the exons atgtcagacgTGGATAAAGATCTCAAGGGTCAAAAGTCCCAGGGTGCATTCTTAGCTTTGGTGGCAGAGGGGGACTGGCTTTTAATTCAAGGAGAGTTCAAAAAAGCCATAAACAGCTTCACAACG GCGCTGTCTTTGCACCCCAACGATAAGAAATGTTTTGTTCGTCGGTCCAAATGTTACATGAAGATAGGGCAGTTTGAGAGCGCTTTAGAAGATGCTGAAGCTTCACTCAAAGGCGACAAGTCCTTTTTCGAG GGGTTGTACCAGAAGGCAGAGGCTTTATACTACATGGGGGAATTTGAATTTGCTCTGGTGTTTTACCACAGAGCACAGAAGATTCGTCCGCAAGTGCAAGGGGTCAGACTGGGTATCCAGAAAGCACAAGAGGCTATAGAAAACGCTGTTGGTT GCCCTTCCTCTGTCAAACTAGAAGTAAAGGGAGACCTATCATTcctaaaagaagaagaggag CCGATCGCTGTTATTCAGAATCTGACAAAGGAGAAAACCCGTCGGACTAAGAAGGTCCCAAAGAGTGAAACGATAACCAAACAGCTGTTGGGAGAGTTTTACAGTGACAAGAAATTTCTAGAAGCTCTGATGAAAGATGAAG ACTTGTTAAAAGGTCAGACAAAGTGTGGAGAACAACTCCAGGACATCATCCAGAGCTGCCTCAAATCACTCGACACTTGCACTGAGCTCTGGACTCAAGAGAATCCAATATCTACTCCAAGGAACCGTCAGCACATGCACCAAAAATCTAGCACGCCATCTGAACCTGTTCAGTTTCTGCTGAAGAGCCTTGATGATATAGATGCAG AGCTGACTTCTGGAAATGCAGAAGGAAGTCTCAAGAAGGCCGAGGAAGTCATGAGAAAAGTGCAGAGGTGGTCGGAGAAAGAGGTTCCAAATAAAAAAGAGCTCTTGGGCAGCCTGCATAGTTGCATTGGAAATGCTTTGTTTGACCTGGGAGACATGGACAAAGCATTGGAGCATCATCAGAAAGACCTGGAGTTGGCTGAACAGTG CAAACTTCCAGAAGCAATGTCCAGGGCTCTGGACAACATGGGCCGAACCTCTGTCGGGATTGGACAGTTTGCAAAGGCCATTGAGTT CTGGGAAAAAAAGGTTCCTATGGCCCGCGGTGGTTTGGAGAAGACCTGGCTGCTCCATGAGATTGGCTGTTGTTACCTGGAGCTTAATCACCATGAAGAAGCCAGAGACTACGGCCTCCGTTCTGTTGCTGCAGCTGAGGAAATCGCCGATGAGAAGTGGCAGATCAATGCCAACGTTTTGGTGGCACAATCACAAT TGAAGCTTGGAAACCTTGAATCGTCCGTGTCCCACTTTGAGAAAGCGTTGACCCATGCTAGACTTCAAGAAGATGGCTCTGCCCTAAATGCCATCCAGAAG GCTCTTGATGAAGTAAAGCAAGACCTACAATACTGA
- the dnajc7 gene encoding dnaJ homolog subfamily C member 7 isoform X2 translates to MATENCDAVNMDPDMELLSDEELEREAEGFKEQGNTFYIKKDYGEAFNYYTKAIDMCPKNPSYYGNRAATLMMLCRYREALEDSQQAVRLDHTFVKGHLREGKCHLSLGNAMAASRCFQRVLEMEPDNSQAQQELKNAESILEYERMAEIGFEKRDFRMVVFCMDRALEAASACHKFKILKAECLALLGRYPEAQSVASDILRMDSTNADALYVRGLCLYYEDCIDKAVQFFVQALRMAPDHDKARLACRNAKALKAKKEEGNKAFKEGNFEAAYELYSEALTIDPNNIKTNAKLYCNRATVGSKLKKLDQAIEDCTKAIKLDETYIKAYLRRAQCYMDTEQYEEAVRDYEKVYQTEKTKEHKHLLKTAQLELKKSKRKDYYKVLGVNKNATEDEIKKAYRKRALLHHPDRHSGASPEVQKEEEKKFKEVGEAFSVLSDAKKKSRYDSGQDLEDDGMNMRDFDANNIFKAFFGGPGGFSFEASGPGNFFFQFG, encoded by the exons GGAAGCAGAGGGCTTCAAAGAGCAGGGCAACACCTTTTATATCAAGAAGGATTATGGAGAGGCTTTCAATTATTACACCAAGGCTATTG ATATGTGTCCGAAGAACCCAAGTTATTATGGAAACCGGGCGGCCACACTAATGATGTTGTGTCGGTACAGAGAGGCTTTAGAGGACTCCCAGCAAGCAGTACGACTAGACCACACCTTTGTGAAG GGACATCTGCGAGAGGGCAAGTGCCACCTGTCTCTCGGGAATGCAATGGCAGCCAGTCGCTGTTTCCAGAGGGTTCTGGAAATGGAGCCAGATAACAGCCAGGCCCAGCAGGAA CTAAAGAATGCAGAATCCATCCTTGAATATGAGAGAATGGCAGAGATTGGATTTGAGAAGAGAGACTTCAGGATG GTTGTCTTTTGCATGGACCGTGCCTTGGAGGCTGCCTCAGCCTGTCACAAGTTCAAGATACTGAAGGCTGAGTGTTTGGCCCTGCTGGGACGATACCCTGAGGCACAGTCTGTTGCCAG TGATATTCTGAGGATGGACTCCACTAACGCAGATGCTCTGTACGTGCGCGGTCTCTGTCTCTACTACGAGGACTGCATTGATAAGGCCGTTCAGTTCTTTGTCCAGGCTCTGCGTATGGCTCCTGACCATGATAAGGCTCGGCTCGCATGTAGA AATGCTAAAGCACTAAAAGCCAAGAAGGAGGAAGGGAACAAGGCGTTTAAGGAGGGAAACTTTGAGGCAGCTTATGAGCTGTACTCTGAGGCACTAACAATAGACCCTAATAACATCAAGACTAATGCCAAGCTGTACTGTAATAGAGCCACTGTTGGATCTAAG CTGAAGAAACTAGATCAGGCCATTGAAGACTGCACAAAGGCCATTAAACTGGATGAGACCTACATCAAGGCTTATTTAAGGAGAGCACAGTG CTACATGGACACAGAGCAGTATGAAGAGGCAGTGAGGGACTATGAGAAGGTTTATCAGACAGAAAAGACAAAAG AACACAAACACCTTCTGAAAACTGCTCAGCTGGAGTTGAAGAAAAGCAAACGGAAAGATTATTACAAAGTGCTTGGGGTAAACAAGAACGCCACAGAAGATGAGATCAAGAAGGCTTACCGCAAACGGGCACTTTTACATCACCCAG ACCGTCACAGCGGGGCGAGCCCAGAGGTGCAGAAGGAAGAGGAGAAAAAGTTTAAAGAAGTGGGCGAGGCTTTCAGCGTGCTTTCAGACGCCAAGAAGAAGTCTCGCTACGACAGCGGACAGGACCTTGAGGATGACGGCATGAACATGAGAG ATTTTGATGCCAACAACATTTTCAAAGCATTCTTTGGAGGTCCAGGAGGCTTTAGTTTTGAAG cGTCTGGGCCTGGAAATTTCTTCTTCCAGTTCGGTTAA
- the dnajc7 gene encoding dnaJ homolog subfamily C member 7 isoform X1 → MATENCDAVNMDPDMELLSDEELEREAEGFKEQGNTFYIKKDYGEAFNYYTKAIDMCPKNPSYYGNRAATLMMLCRYREALEDSQQAVRLDHTFVKGHLREGKCHLSLGNAMAASRCFQRVLEMEPDNSQAQQELKNAESILEYERMAEIGFEKRDFRMVVFCMDRALEAASACHKFKILKAECLALLGRYPEAQSVASDILRMDSTNADALYVRGLCLYYEDCIDKAVQFFVQALRMAPDHDKARLACRNAKALKAKKEEGNKAFKEGNFEAAYELYSEALTIDPNNIKTNAKLYCNRATVGSKLKKLDQAIEDCTKAIKLDETYIKAYLRRAQCYMDTEQYEEAVRDYEKVYQTEKTKEHKHLLKTAQLELKKSKRKDYYKVLGVNKNATEDEIKKAYRKRALLHHPDRHSGASPEVQKEEEKKFKEVGEAFSVLSDAKKKSRYDSGQDLEDDGMNMRDFDANNIFKAFFGGPGGFSFEGNSSSGPGNFFFQFG, encoded by the exons GGAAGCAGAGGGCTTCAAAGAGCAGGGCAACACCTTTTATATCAAGAAGGATTATGGAGAGGCTTTCAATTATTACACCAAGGCTATTG ATATGTGTCCGAAGAACCCAAGTTATTATGGAAACCGGGCGGCCACACTAATGATGTTGTGTCGGTACAGAGAGGCTTTAGAGGACTCCCAGCAAGCAGTACGACTAGACCACACCTTTGTGAAG GGACATCTGCGAGAGGGCAAGTGCCACCTGTCTCTCGGGAATGCAATGGCAGCCAGTCGCTGTTTCCAGAGGGTTCTGGAAATGGAGCCAGATAACAGCCAGGCCCAGCAGGAA CTAAAGAATGCAGAATCCATCCTTGAATATGAGAGAATGGCAGAGATTGGATTTGAGAAGAGAGACTTCAGGATG GTTGTCTTTTGCATGGACCGTGCCTTGGAGGCTGCCTCAGCCTGTCACAAGTTCAAGATACTGAAGGCTGAGTGTTTGGCCCTGCTGGGACGATACCCTGAGGCACAGTCTGTTGCCAG TGATATTCTGAGGATGGACTCCACTAACGCAGATGCTCTGTACGTGCGCGGTCTCTGTCTCTACTACGAGGACTGCATTGATAAGGCCGTTCAGTTCTTTGTCCAGGCTCTGCGTATGGCTCCTGACCATGATAAGGCTCGGCTCGCATGTAGA AATGCTAAAGCACTAAAAGCCAAGAAGGAGGAAGGGAACAAGGCGTTTAAGGAGGGAAACTTTGAGGCAGCTTATGAGCTGTACTCTGAGGCACTAACAATAGACCCTAATAACATCAAGACTAATGCCAAGCTGTACTGTAATAGAGCCACTGTTGGATCTAAG CTGAAGAAACTAGATCAGGCCATTGAAGACTGCACAAAGGCCATTAAACTGGATGAGACCTACATCAAGGCTTATTTAAGGAGAGCACAGTG CTACATGGACACAGAGCAGTATGAAGAGGCAGTGAGGGACTATGAGAAGGTTTATCAGACAGAAAAGACAAAAG AACACAAACACCTTCTGAAAACTGCTCAGCTGGAGTTGAAGAAAAGCAAACGGAAAGATTATTACAAAGTGCTTGGGGTAAACAAGAACGCCACAGAAGATGAGATCAAGAAGGCTTACCGCAAACGGGCACTTTTACATCACCCAG ACCGTCACAGCGGGGCGAGCCCAGAGGTGCAGAAGGAAGAGGAGAAAAAGTTTAAAGAAGTGGGCGAGGCTTTCAGCGTGCTTTCAGACGCCAAGAAGAAGTCTCGCTACGACAGCGGACAGGACCTTGAGGATGACGGCATGAACATGAGAG ATTTTGATGCCAACAACATTTTCAAAGCATTCTTTGGAGGTCCAGGAGGCTTTAGTTTTGAAGGTAATTCAT cGTCTGGGCCTGGAAATTTCTTCTTCCAGTTCGGTTAA
- the dnajc7 gene encoding dnaJ homolog subfamily C member 7 isoform X3 gives MATENCDAVNMDPDMELLSDEELEREAEGFKEQGNTFYIKKDYGEAFNYYTKAIDMCPKNPSYYGNRAATLMMLCRYREALEDSQQAVRLDHTFVKGHLREGKCHLSLGNAMAASRCFQRVLEMEPDNSQAQQELKNAESILEYERMAEIGFEKRDFRMVVFCMDRALEAASACHKFKILKAECLALLGRYPEAQSVASDILRMDSTNADALYVRGLCLYYEDCIDKAVQFFVQALRMAPDHDKARLACRLKKLDQAIEDCTKAIKLDETYIKAYLRRAQCYMDTEQYEEAVRDYEKVYQTEKTKEHKHLLKTAQLELKKSKRKDYYKVLGVNKNATEDEIKKAYRKRALLHHPDRHSGASPEVQKEEEKKFKEVGEAFSVLSDAKKKSRYDSGQDLEDDGMNMRDFDANNIFKAFFGGPGGFSFEGNSSSGPGNFFFQFG, from the exons GGAAGCAGAGGGCTTCAAAGAGCAGGGCAACACCTTTTATATCAAGAAGGATTATGGAGAGGCTTTCAATTATTACACCAAGGCTATTG ATATGTGTCCGAAGAACCCAAGTTATTATGGAAACCGGGCGGCCACACTAATGATGTTGTGTCGGTACAGAGAGGCTTTAGAGGACTCCCAGCAAGCAGTACGACTAGACCACACCTTTGTGAAG GGACATCTGCGAGAGGGCAAGTGCCACCTGTCTCTCGGGAATGCAATGGCAGCCAGTCGCTGTTTCCAGAGGGTTCTGGAAATGGAGCCAGATAACAGCCAGGCCCAGCAGGAA CTAAAGAATGCAGAATCCATCCTTGAATATGAGAGAATGGCAGAGATTGGATTTGAGAAGAGAGACTTCAGGATG GTTGTCTTTTGCATGGACCGTGCCTTGGAGGCTGCCTCAGCCTGTCACAAGTTCAAGATACTGAAGGCTGAGTGTTTGGCCCTGCTGGGACGATACCCTGAGGCACAGTCTGTTGCCAG TGATATTCTGAGGATGGACTCCACTAACGCAGATGCTCTGTACGTGCGCGGTCTCTGTCTCTACTACGAGGACTGCATTGATAAGGCCGTTCAGTTCTTTGTCCAGGCTCTGCGTATGGCTCCTGACCATGATAAGGCTCGGCTCGCATGTAGA CTGAAGAAACTAGATCAGGCCATTGAAGACTGCACAAAGGCCATTAAACTGGATGAGACCTACATCAAGGCTTATTTAAGGAGAGCACAGTG CTACATGGACACAGAGCAGTATGAAGAGGCAGTGAGGGACTATGAGAAGGTTTATCAGACAGAAAAGACAAAAG AACACAAACACCTTCTGAAAACTGCTCAGCTGGAGTTGAAGAAAAGCAAACGGAAAGATTATTACAAAGTGCTTGGGGTAAACAAGAACGCCACAGAAGATGAGATCAAGAAGGCTTACCGCAAACGGGCACTTTTACATCACCCAG ACCGTCACAGCGGGGCGAGCCCAGAGGTGCAGAAGGAAGAGGAGAAAAAGTTTAAAGAAGTGGGCGAGGCTTTCAGCGTGCTTTCAGACGCCAAGAAGAAGTCTCGCTACGACAGCGGACAGGACCTTGAGGATGACGGCATGAACATGAGAG ATTTTGATGCCAACAACATTTTCAAAGCATTCTTTGGAGGTCCAGGAGGCTTTAGTTTTGAAGGTAATTCAT cGTCTGGGCCTGGAAATTTCTTCTTCCAGTTCGGTTAA